From a region of the Terriglobia bacterium genome:
- a CDS encoding superoxide dismutase family protein, translating to MRKLASSILAVILLTTGVAVAKTKADKKVKPKPVTVSLKDAKGQAVGTATLKSDGQAVAIVYNFKNLPPGEHALHVHKNAKCDGADGFKSAGPHFNPEGKKHGLQNPDGPHAGDMPNFKANDKGVAKGTLQNPRVTLGEGSPNSVFADGGTALVIHAKADDEKTDPAGNAGDRIACGVITR from the coding sequence ATGCGGAAGCTTGCGAGTTCGATTCTGGCCGTGATTCTTCTCACCACGGGCGTAGCCGTCGCCAAGACCAAGGCCGACAAGAAGGTTAAGCCCAAGCCGGTGACCGTGTCGCTCAAGGACGCCAAAGGGCAGGCCGTGGGCACGGCCACGCTGAAATCCGATGGCCAAGCGGTTGCGATCGTCTACAACTTCAAGAACCTGCCGCCGGGCGAGCACGCCCTGCACGTCCACAAGAACGCGAAGTGCGATGGGGCGGACGGCTTCAAGTCCGCCGGTCCGCACTTCAATCCCGAGGGCAAGAAGCACGGCCTGCAGAACCCAGACGGCCCGCACGCCGGCGACATGCCCAACTTCAAGGCGAATGATAAGGGCGTCGCCAAGGGGACCTTGCAAAACCCGCGCGTGACCCTCGGCGAAGGGTCTCCGAATTCGGTCTTCGCCGATGGCGGAACGGCGCTGGTCATCCACGCCAAGGCGGACGACGAGAAAACGGACCCGGCCGGCAACGCCGGCGATCGTATCGCGTGCGGAGTGATCACCAGATAA
- a CDS encoding AMP-binding protein, with protein sequence MPIRMQSFYQLFLDAVARWPQNIAVEMRHSQAAPGRPEIEQFTYAELRRMAESVGRWLAEAGAIRGERVAILAANGPRWVAAYLGVMSSGGIAVPLDTAFTAQQVEKLLKDSGSRYIFCDQRHFHIAEEAAARIGVGILLLEPVSGRQFPTLDVMFASGPGNFTPAGVGPEDLAVLLYTSGTTADPKGVVLTHDNLVAEVDAVVRTLELGPTDAILGVLPLFHALAQMANLLLPFSFGAKVIYLESLNVTDLLRALREGGATLFCCVPQFFYLIHERIMKEVQARGALARIAVRAMMRVSRLLHPFGINAGKLFFRRAHEALGPRMRYLITGGSRFDPAIGLDLQAMGFEILQAYGLTETSGGAFLTRPQHNVVGSVGQALWGVEGKILDPQPSGEGGPADGEICVRGRLVMKGYWNRPDATEQVIREGWLHTGDLGFFDEQKNLHITGRKKDVIVLSSGKNIYPEELEAHYAQSPWIKEICVIGLESAPGEPFAERLHAVVVPDFELLKQKRIVNVNEVIRFDIDTLSVQLPSTKRILSYEIWRGELPRTTTRKLKRYAIQKRVQELTARRDAPALAARELTRDEIDWLQDSDVQRAMALIRRTSNSGGRELRPADNLELDLGLDSMERVELLVALEKELGAQVEDSVVSEVYTVRELVDAVRAGIGSTSTRGGFAGWDAVFATESDDPEVLAIVEPHRLQTLAWFLFGRLVNLVARDSFSLKVTGLEKLPPRGPYIISPNHQSYLDAPVLVSLVPWSIYRELFFVGTSEIFGDGLLRRLARSIKLIPVDPDSNLVPAMRAGAFGLRRGRILVLFPEGERSIDGTPRTFKKGAAILSTHLNVPIYPVAVAGFHEAWPRGRSFQSFSRLRIAIGDPILPAPGRQHDEKVYEELTRELKERVMRMWVEIAGVPAPAEELAAD encoded by the coding sequence ATGCCCATCCGCATGCAAAGCTTCTACCAGCTCTTCCTGGATGCGGTGGCCAGGTGGCCGCAGAACATCGCGGTCGAGATGCGCCACTCCCAGGCGGCCCCCGGCCGGCCCGAGATCGAGCAGTTCACCTACGCGGAATTGCGGCGCATGGCAGAGTCGGTCGGGCGATGGCTGGCGGAGGCAGGGGCCATCCGCGGCGAACGGGTCGCCATCCTCGCCGCCAATGGCCCCCGCTGGGTCGCGGCGTATCTCGGGGTGATGAGCAGCGGCGGCATCGCCGTCCCTCTCGACACCGCTTTCACCGCCCAGCAGGTCGAGAAACTGCTCAAGGACAGCGGCTCCCGCTACATCTTCTGTGACCAGCGGCACTTCCACATTGCGGAGGAGGCGGCAGCGCGCATCGGAGTTGGGATCCTCCTGCTTGAGCCCGTTTCCGGCCGGCAGTTCCCCACCCTGGACGTCATGTTCGCATCCGGTCCCGGCAACTTCACTCCAGCCGGCGTGGGGCCGGAGGATCTCGCGGTCCTGCTCTACACTTCCGGCACGACCGCCGATCCCAAGGGCGTGGTGCTCACGCACGACAACCTGGTTGCCGAAGTGGACGCTGTGGTGCGCACCCTCGAGCTCGGCCCCACGGACGCGATCCTGGGAGTGCTGCCCTTGTTCCATGCCCTGGCGCAGATGGCCAACCTGCTCCTCCCTTTCAGCTTCGGCGCCAAGGTCATCTACCTCGAGTCGCTCAATGTCACCGACCTGCTGCGTGCGCTGCGTGAGGGCGGCGCCACGTTATTCTGTTGCGTCCCCCAGTTCTTCTATCTGATCCACGAGCGCATCATGAAAGAGGTGCAGGCGCGCGGCGCGTTGGCGCGGATTGCCGTACGTGCCATGATGCGCGTCTCCCGCCTGCTGCATCCCTTCGGCATCAATGCCGGCAAGCTGTTCTTCCGCCGGGCACACGAGGCGCTCGGACCGCGGATGCGATATCTCATCACCGGGGGCTCGCGCTTCGACCCCGCCATCGGCCTCGACCTGCAGGCCATGGGCTTCGAGATCCTGCAGGCGTACGGCCTCACCGAGACCAGCGGAGGCGCATTCCTCACCCGCCCACAGCACAACGTGGTCGGCTCCGTCGGGCAGGCGCTGTGGGGCGTGGAGGGCAAGATCCTGGATCCGCAGCCTTCCGGCGAGGGCGGGCCGGCCGACGGCGAGATCTGCGTCCGCGGCCGTCTCGTGATGAAGGGCTACTGGAACCGCCCCGACGCCACCGAGCAGGTCATCCGCGAGGGCTGGCTGCACACCGGCGATCTCGGCTTCTTCGATGAGCAGAAGAACCTGCACATCACCGGCCGCAAGAAAGACGTCATCGTCCTCAGCTCCGGCAAGAACATCTACCCCGAAGAGCTCGAAGCCCATTACGCGCAGTCGCCGTGGATCAAGGAGATCTGCGTGATTGGCCTGGAAAGCGCTCCGGGCGAGCCCTTCGCCGAGCGTTTGCACGCCGTCGTCGTCCCGGATTTCGAGCTGCTGAAGCAGAAGAGGATCGTCAACGTCAACGAGGTCATCCGCTTCGACATCGACACGCTCTCGGTGCAGTTGCCCAGCACCAAGCGCATCCTCAGCTATGAGATCTGGAGGGGCGAGCTGCCACGCACCACCACCCGCAAGCTGAAGCGCTATGCCATCCAGAAGCGCGTCCAGGAGCTTACTGCACGCCGCGACGCACCCGCGCTGGCCGCACGCGAGCTTACCCGCGATGAGATCGATTGGCTCCAGGACTCCGATGTGCAGCGCGCCATGGCTCTCATCCGCAGGACGTCAAATAGCGGCGGACGCGAACTGCGGCCCGCCGATAATCTCGAACTCGACCTCGGCCTGGATTCGATGGAGCGGGTCGAGTTGCTCGTGGCCCTCGAGAAAGAGCTTGGCGCACAGGTAGAAGACTCGGTCGTCTCCGAGGTGTACACCGTCCGGGAGCTGGTGGACGCGGTGCGCGCCGGCATCGGTTCCACCTCGACCCGCGGCGGCTTCGCCGGTTGGGACGCCGTCTTCGCCACCGAGTCCGACGATCCCGAAGTCCTCGCCATCGTCGAGCCGCACCGTCTTCAGACGCTCGCCTGGTTCCTTTTCGGCAGGCTGGTGAATCTCGTCGCTCGTGACAGCTTCAGCCTGAAGGTCACGGGCCTGGAAAAACTGCCGCCCCGCGGGCCCTACATCATTTCCCCCAATCACCAGAGCTACCTCGACGCGCCCGTCCTGGTCAGCCTCGTGCCCTGGTCCATCTACCGGGAGTTGTTCTTTGTGGGCACGAGCGAGATCTTCGGCGACGGTCTGCTGCGGCGCCTGGCTCGCTCCATCAAGCTCATCCCCGTGGATCCCGACTCGAACCTCGTCCCCGCGATGCGCGCCGGCGCCTTCGGCCTGCGGCGCGGAAGGATCCTGGTGCTCTTTCCCGAGGGCGAGCGCTCCATCGACGGCACGCCACGGACCTTCAAGAAGGGCGCTGCCATCCTGAGCACTCACCTCAACGTCCCCATCTATCCGGTGGCAGTAGCGGGATTCCACGAGGCCTGGCCTCGCGGAAGGAGCTTCCAGAGCTTCTCGCGCCTGCGCATCGCCATCGGCGACCCCATCCTGCCGGCGCCCGGCCGGCAACACGATGAGAAGGTCTACGAGGAGCTCACGCGCGAACTGAAGGAGCGCGTCATGCGGATGTGGGTGGAGATCGCCGGCGTGCCGGCGCCGGCCGAGGAACTCGCCGCCGATTAA